The following proteins are co-located in the [Pasteurella] mairii genome:
- the rne gene encoding ribonuclease E, which produces MKRMLINATQKEELRVALVDGQRLFDLDIESPGHEQKKANIYKGRITRVEPSLEAAFVDYGAERHGFLPLKEIAREYFPADYVYQGRPNIRDILTEGQEVIVQVNKEERGNKGAALTTFVSLAGSYLVIMPNNPRAGGISRRIEGDERLELKEALSSLEVPDGVGLIVRTAGVGKSPEELQWDLKVLLHHWEAIKQASESRSAPFLIHQESDVIVRAIRDYLRRDIGEILIDSPKVYEKAKAHIKLVRPDFINRVKLYQGEVPLFSHYQIESQIESAFQREVRLPSGGSIVIDVTEALTAIDINSARSTRGGDIEETALNTNLEAADEIARQLRLRDLGGLIVIDFIDMTPVRHQREVENRIREAVRQDRARIQISRISRFGLLEMSRQRLSPSLGESSHHVCPRCQGTGKIRDNESLSLSILRLLEEEAIKENTKQVHTIVPVQIASYLLNEKRRTISDIEKRHNVDIVVAPNEAMETPHFSVFRVRDGEEVNELSYNLAKLHEAEDEGAPEETLVLRNTEVAALSTESVLENAAVSMAIETPAPMPTERKVPEKPSLFSRILAKIKSFFAEEEKAQEEKAKSSRPNRNQRQRRNQERRPSRRSRNENVDNAKADSNERNYDRNERAAVNTEKAELRTARHERNNKRNKKANIVEEQMIDETSASNVIGEVVDAPATQRRQRRDLRKKVRVGDENQSNENMSTSETATSKGAAEAVVAQTLVTTQSVATENIVPANNLNQFAMVENQSDEGEEKRRDNNRQRRLPRHLRVNNQRNKRRNQAEIKSPMPLFAAVASPELASGKVWIDTSALANETKNANFLSVDELLEQQGQLTKSSVVLPATDLIVKDEKSESKPFSNFITQPANDSVEKKVRESLERLNADENVVAVAKEILSVPLVESTTAITIDTPATEAPAEAPTVNMEMSVEKPVAETVVITTQNMPKIDRTYTFNGRLGTISAVEHIKAEMTQAKASEQINPPFAIVEWTESRYYFHGKGAAGHHSAISHVYSAPTKTE; this is translated from the coding sequence ATGAAAAGAATGTTAATTAATGCGACGCAAAAAGAAGAGTTGCGTGTTGCGTTGGTCGACGGCCAGCGTTTGTTTGACTTAGATATTGAATCTCCAGGACATGAGCAGAAAAAAGCCAACATTTATAAAGGTCGTATTACTCGCGTTGAACCGAGTTTGGAAGCGGCATTTGTGGATTATGGGGCGGAAAGACATGGTTTTTTACCGTTAAAAGAAATTGCTCGTGAATATTTTCCGGCAGATTATGTGTATCAAGGTCGTCCAAATATTCGTGATATTTTAACCGAAGGTCAAGAAGTCATTGTACAAGTCAATAAAGAAGAACGCGGTAATAAAGGCGCGGCGTTAACCACCTTTGTCTCCTTGGCAGGAAGCTATTTGGTGATTATGCCGAATAATCCACGCGCCGGCGGGATTTCCCGTCGTATTGAAGGTGATGAACGTTTAGAGTTAAAAGAGGCATTAAGTTCTTTAGAGGTTCCCGATGGCGTCGGTTTAATCGTGCGTACTGCCGGAGTCGGCAAATCGCCTGAAGAGTTGCAATGGGACTTAAAAGTATTATTGCATCATTGGGAAGCAATTAAGCAAGCCTCCGAAAGTCGTTCTGCGCCATTTTTGATTCACCAAGAAAGTGATGTGATCGTGCGCGCTATTCGCGACTATTTGCGGCGTGATATCGGTGAAATTCTGATTGATAGCCCGAAAGTGTATGAAAAAGCCAAAGCGCATATTAAATTAGTGCGTCCGGATTTTATTAATCGGGTGAAATTATATCAAGGCGAAGTACCACTGTTTAGCCATTATCAAATCGAATCGCAAATTGAATCGGCGTTCCAACGGGAAGTTCGTTTACCCTCTGGTGGCTCAATAGTGATTGATGTGACCGAGGCTTTAACTGCCATTGATATTAACTCTGCGCGTTCAACCCGCGGTGGTGATATTGAAGAAACTGCACTGAATACCAACCTTGAAGCGGCAGATGAAATTGCCCGTCAATTGCGTTTGCGCGACTTAGGTGGATTGATTGTCATTGACTTTATCGATATGACCCCAGTGCGCCATCAACGTGAAGTAGAAAACCGAATTCGTGAGGCGGTGCGTCAAGATCGCGCCCGTATTCAAATTAGTCGAATTTCCCGTTTCGGGTTGTTGGAAATGTCTCGCCAACGTTTAAGCCCGTCTTTGGGGGAATCCTCCCACCACGTTTGTCCGCGCTGTCAAGGAACGGGGAAAATTCGTGATAACGAGTCCTTGTCCTTATCTATTCTGCGTTTATTGGAAGAAGAAGCGATTAAAGAAAATACCAAACAAGTGCATACCATTGTGCCGGTGCAAATCGCCTCCTATTTGTTAAACGAAAAACGTCGCACAATTAGCGACATTGAAAAACGCCACAACGTCGATATTGTCGTCGCGCCAAATGAAGCGATGGAAACACCGCACTTTAGCGTATTCCGCGTGCGTGATGGCGAAGAAGTGAACGAGTTAAGTTACAATCTTGCTAAATTGCATGAAGCGGAAGATGAAGGGGCGCCAGAAGAAACCTTAGTTTTGCGCAATACCGAAGTTGCTGCGTTGAGTACGGAAAGTGTATTAGAAAATGCCGCGGTATCAATGGCAATTGAAACACCAGCGCCAATGCCAACAGAACGTAAAGTGCCGGAAAAACCGTCTTTATTCTCGCGTATTTTGGCGAAAATTAAATCATTCTTTGCTGAAGAAGAAAAAGCACAAGAAGAAAAAGCCAAATCTTCTCGTCCAAACCGCAATCAGCGTCAACGTCGCAATCAAGAACGCCGTCCGTCTCGCCGGTCGCGCAATGAAAATGTCGATAACGCCAAGGCAGATAGCAATGAGCGTAATTATGATCGTAATGAGCGTGCTGCGGTGAATACGGAAAAAGCAGAGCTTCGTACTGCTCGTCATGAGCGTAATAATAAACGCAATAAAAAAGCAAATATTGTCGAAGAGCAAATGATTGACGAAACCTCCGCGTCGAATGTGATTGGTGAAGTGGTGGACGCGCCAGCGACACAACGTCGTCAACGTCGCGATTTGCGTAAAAAAGTGCGTGTCGGGGATGAAAATCAAAGTAATGAAAATATGTCAACATCAGAAACTGCGACCTCAAAAGGCGCTGCTGAAGCAGTGGTTGCGCAAACCCTCGTTACAACGCAGAGTGTGGCGACAGAAAACATTGTGCCAGCAAATAATCTCAACCAATTTGCCATGGTAGAAAATCAATCCGACGAGGGCGAGGAAAAACGTCGTGATAATAATCGCCAACGCCGACTTCCGCGTCATTTACGCGTGAACAATCAACGTAATAAACGTCGCAATCAGGCAGAGATAAAATCGCCAATGCCATTATTTGCTGCGGTCGCTTCGCCAGAACTTGCTAGCGGTAAAGTATGGATTGACACTTCGGCGCTAGCAAATGAGACGAAAAATGCCAATTTCTTATCCGTGGATGAATTATTGGAGCAACAAGGTCAATTGACAAAATCGTCAGTGGTTTTGCCCGCAACCGATCTGATTGTGAAAGATGAGAAAAGTGAATCTAAACCTTTCTCCAACTTTATTACCCAACCGGCAAATGATTCGGTGGAGAAAAAAGTGCGTGAATCGTTGGAACGCTTAAATGCGGATGAAAATGTGGTCGCAGTGGCGAAAGAAATCCTGTCGGTACCGCTTGTTGAAAGCACAACAGCCATTACCATCGATACACCAGCGACCGAAGCACCGGCGGAAGCCCCTACGGTGAATATGGAAATGTCTGTGGAGAAACCGGTTGCTGAAACCGTTGTTATCACGACACAAAATATGCCAAAAATTGACCGCACTTATACGTTTAACGGGCGTTTAGGTACCATTTCGGCAGTCGAGCATATTAAAGCGGAAATGACGCAGGCGAAAGCCTCAGAGCAAATTAACCCGCCGTTTGCAATTGTAGAATGGACAGAGTCGCGTTATTACTTCCATGGTAAAGGCGCGGCAGGACATCACAGCGCGATTAGCCATGTGTATTCTGCGCCAACCAAAACTGAGTAG
- the rluC gene encoding ribosomal large subunit pseudouridine synthase C translates to MTTDNSEKIINPSVKMLTISEDESGQRIDNYLLSKLKGVPKSLIYRIVRKGEVRVNKGRIKPEYKLQQGDIVRIPPVRVSDKVQPVISKKLNKVAQLEQQIIFEDDCLLVLNKPSGIAVHGGSGLDFGVIEALRALRPEARFLELVHRLDRDTSGILLVAKKRSALRNLHEQLREKTVQKDYLALVRGQWQSHCKVVKAPLLKNELAGGERIVRVNEQGKPSETHFSVEERYVNATLIKASPVTGRTHQIRVHTQYAGHPIALDDKYGDQDFDQQMSALGLNRLFLHAFSIRFEHPKSKETLRLNAPLDNQMKGILKKLRESK, encoded by the coding sequence ATGACAACCGACAATTCAGAAAAAATTATTAATCCCTCGGTCAAAATGCTTACGATCAGTGAAGATGAAAGCGGTCAGCGCATTGATAACTATTTGTTAAGTAAACTAAAAGGTGTGCCGAAAAGTTTAATTTATCGCATTGTGCGTAAAGGCGAAGTGCGGGTAAATAAAGGTCGCATCAAGCCGGAATACAAATTGCAACAAGGCGATATTGTGCGTATTCCGCCGGTGCGCGTATCGGATAAAGTGCAACCAGTCATTTCGAAAAAATTAAATAAAGTCGCGCAACTGGAACAACAGATCATTTTTGAAGACGATTGTTTGTTAGTATTAAATAAACCCTCTGGCATTGCGGTGCATGGTGGTAGCGGCTTGGATTTTGGCGTGATCGAAGCCTTGCGCGCCTTACGTCCGGAGGCTCGTTTCTTAGAATTGGTGCATCGTCTTGACCGCGATACCTCCGGTATTTTGTTAGTGGCAAAAAAACGTTCCGCCTTGCGCAATTTACATGAACAGTTGCGCGAAAAAACCGTACAAAAAGATTATCTTGCTTTGGTTAGAGGGCAGTGGCAGTCTCATTGTAAAGTGGTTAAAGCGCCACTTTTGAAAAATGAATTGGCAGGAGGCGAACGGATTGTTCGCGTCAATGAGCAAGGAAAACCATCGGAAACGCATTTTTCTGTAGAGGAACGCTATGTCAATGCGACATTAATTAAAGCAAGCCCAGTCACCGGCAGAACTCACCAAATTCGCGTTCATACGCAATACGCTGGTCACCCGATTGCTTTAGATGACAAATATGGCGATCAAGATTTCGATCAACAGATGTCGGCTCTTGGCTTAAATCGTCTGTTTTTACACGCTTTCTCTATCCGCTTTGAGCATCCAAAAAGCAAAGAAACCCTACGCCTAAACGCCCCGCTGGATAATCAAATGAAAGGCATATTGAAAAAATTGCGGGAAAGTAAATAA